The stretch of DNA GTCCAGGGGTCCTCGCTGGCCGAGCAGAGGATCAGCGGGCGCGGGGCGAAAGCGGCAGCCAGTTCCACGGTGGTGGCGTCCCGCCAGAGGCCGGGGCTGTTCTCGCACAGGCAGCCGGGGTGTTTTTTCATCCCGATTATGTTGACCGGCGCGGCCACCTTGATCCGCTGGTCCACGGTCATGAGCAGGATAGTCTGCGAGGCGCCGCCCGAGGCCCCGGTGCAGCCGATCCGGGTCGAGTCCACCTCGGGCAGGGAGGAGAGAAAATCCACCGCCCGCATGGCGTTCCAGACCTGCATCCCGGCCAGGTTCATCCCATAGAGACCGGGTTCAGGGAAATCGAATGTCCCGCGCCACTGCCGCGGCTCGTAGGGCGCGGGCTTGTCGGCCACGAGCTGCGCGCGGCTCTTGTTTTCATCGTGGGGCAACTGGAAACAGTCGTTGTAGCCCACCATGTCGATGGAGAATACGGCGAAGCCCATGCGGGCGAAATCCATGCAGCGCCCGGGGATGGAGCCGTCCACCGAGTTGTTCAGACGGCCGTAAAACCAGTGCCCGTGCGGACAGAGCACGGCCGGGAAAGGTCCCTTGCCCTGGGCCGGAAGGTAGAGGTTGCCGGTGGCCATGTAGCCGGGCAGGCTCTCGAAATAGACCTTGGCCACCTTGAACCCGGGCCCCTCTTTCCAGTCGAACACCTTGGCGTTGAGCGGGTTGCGCTCCGGCAGGGGCCAGAGCCCCAGGCTGAGCTGCACCGACTGGCGCAGTTCGGCGCGGCGAACCTCCCAGGCCTCGCGCCCGCCCAGGGGCGGGATACGCAGGGCGGCGTCGAAATGGTCGGCGTCCATCAGACTCGCGGCCCGGGTGTCGGACTGCGGCAACTGCCCCCGGGCGCTCCCGGCGGCGAACATCGAGACGAGGACCAGGGCACAGGCCAACGCTTTCAAAAAATCCGTCGTTCTCAACTCAAGACGCATCTGCTCCCTCCGGGTTCCGGTTCCGGCTTGTCGAGCCGCGGCCCGCATTCACTGTCCGTCCGCGGTGTAAGGATTCGGGTTCTGTTATATGGTTATTCTACCGCAACACGCCGCGCCGGGCAAGGGAATCGCTGCCCTTTGACAGGGGCGGCCTTTGAGCTTAAATTGCCCAGGCCAAAACATTTCCGTTCATTCCACCCCAGGGGGTTAAATGAAATTCCGGACCGGCTTTATCCTCGCGCTCACAATCATTTTAGCCTGCTCGAACGGGGCGGACAGACATTCCACTCCTGCCGCGGCTCCGGCGGACACCGCCCCCGCGAGCAGCTCCCTGCACCCGACAGCGGCCTGGCTCCTGGCCTGCCGCTCCGGGCAAGGCGGCTTCGGCTGGTTCCCCGGGGACTCGGCCTTTGTCAGCACCACCGGCATGGCCCTGGAGGCCCTGGCCGACCTGGGGGCCCTGGACAGCCTGACGGATAAGGACGCCCTGATAACCTGGCTGCGCGGCCGTCAATCTGTGGACGGCGGGTTCAGCGAAGCCGAGGGCTGGTACGGCGCTGGGTTCAAGCTGCCCTGGGGCTCGGAAAGCGCTCTGGAGCCGACCTACTGGGCGCTGCGCGGCCTGGAGATTCTGGGCGCCGCCCCGGCCGACCCGGCCAAAGCCGCCGCGTTCATCCGGGCCCGCCAGAAACGCGACGGCGCCTATGACGCCAGCGAGTACACCCTGGGCCAGCCGGACGAGGGCGTCTACACAACCTGCTGGGCCCTGCAGGCGCTACGTATCCTGGCCCAGCCGGCTCCGGACTCGGCCCGCTGTGTGGCCTGGCTGCGCGCGCAGCAGCACACCACATTCCGGCGCGGCGGGTTCGGCCTCAGCCCGGACAATTTCTATTTCTCCACCGTGCTGGGCACCTATTACGGCGTGCAGGCCCTGGCCGTGCTGGGGGCCGCGCCCGAGGACCCCGACAGCGCCCGCCGTTTCCTGCTGAGCGCGTTCGGCCAGGAGCCGGACGGCGGGTTCGAGACCGGGCACGGGGACGGCTGGAACGGGTACGACCACTACTCGCGGATGGAGGACACCCAGGCCGCAGTGGCCGCCCTGGCCCTGCTGGGCCATCCCCTGGCCGACAGCGACACCAGCCGCGCCGCCCGCCCGTCCACCGACTGCGCCGCCTGGATCGCGGGCACGCAGAACCGGGACGGCGGGTTCGGACGGTTCGGCGTGACCGACCAGACCCCGCTCGCTCCGCCCAGCGAGCTGCGTGCCACCTGGGCCGCCGTGCGCGGCCTCACCCTGCTGGGCCGACCGGTGCCGCGCCCGGCCCAGCCGCTGCCCCCGGTGGAGCCGTTCAAGGTGCACGCCTGCGTGAACCGCCACCCGGTGGTCAACTGCGATGACCCGCTGGACGTGTGGGCGTTCCGCCGTATCGCCGCGCCGATCTACTACCATTACCTGGCCGCCACCGGCAGCCGGACCGAAGCGGTCGGGATGCTGAGCCGCTGGACCCGCGCCGCGGTGGGACCCGAAAATTACCAGGGCGAGCGGCGTGCTCTCCGCGCCCGCCGCTACCTGGCCCACTCCTGGGGCCAGTGCGGCACCATGAGCCTGGTCCTTCAGGCCCTGGCCACAAGCGTGGACCACGCCGCCCGCGGGGCCTACGCTTTCGGGGATGCCAACTGCGAGGTGCTGCTTCAGGAGGACGGCTGGGATAAGCCGCACTGGGTCGATTTCATCCCGTTCACCAACGAGTTCATCCCCGCGGGCACGCTCACCCCGGAGGGCACCCGCAACGGCTGGAGCGCCCTGGACCTGGTGATAAACAGCCGCCGCCGCGAGCTGAACCTCAACTACATCTCGCTCACCCGCCTGGGCGACCAGCGCTACTGGCGGGTCTGGATGCAGGCGGTGGATGTTACGACCGGCAAGCTCACCGATGAGGCCTGCATCGATACGAGCATGACCTACGGTGACCCGGTGCCGCTCAAGATGTACCCCGACGGGAGCTGGTGAGTCTTAAGATCGATCTCAGGAACGAAAAGGCCGGGAGCGGATACAGTCCGTCCCCGGCCTTTTTCGCTATCTTGATTCGCCGTCGCGTGGGGCGGCTGTCCAGCCGCCCCACATCGGGCTGAAGGCTTAGAGTATAACACCGGGGATTGGGCACGCTGCGGCGTGCCCCTTGTATATTGGTGTGTGCATCCGCTTGAATGCTTGAGCTCTGCGGAGCTGCGCCTTTTTCATCCGCGGCCCGCCGGGCCGCTCGGGGGCCGTATGTTTGAGCCTCTCAGGGGGAGCGGAGTAATTGCCCTGCGCACACCGAAACCATTCAGAGCGTCATGGACGGGCGGGCGATTCGCGGCAGCGCCGCCCGCGACCAGAGGCAGCGTGAAAAATCCCTGTGCACTCCGTGGGCGTTAAGACAGCCGATGCCTGTGCGAGTTTACGGCCCCAATGGCTTCTGGTTCTCTTGGCCGTAACCAAGAGAACATTGAAGTCTTTCGGGCACGGCGTGCCGTGCCCCTACGCAAAACTGCGTCCTCGACCGCATGGCCGGCCCCCGGGCCCGTCTCAATCCTGCCGCAGGATCATCTCCCAGTTGTAGTAGCCCAGGATCGGCACACGCAGGCTGCGCAGCGCCGCGGCCACTTTCCCCAGCGAGGCGTTGCGCGAGGCCCCCAGCCGCCGCATGAAAAAATCGACCAGCGGGAAGCGGAACAGCCGTTTGCGGTTTTCCAGCACCCGGAACCCGGCCGCCTGGAACTTGTCCAGGAGCTGACTGTCGCGGGTGTACTCGCGCAGGTGTGTCGGGTCGAGCACCCAGCGGCCGTTGCAGCGGTAGAAATACCAGCCGTACCACTTTTTGTGCACCGTGCTCAGGTAGACCGTCCCGCCCGGGCGCAGCACCCGCTTGATCGCCAGCACCATGTCGTTGTCGTCCGGCACGTGCTCGATCACCTGGGTCGAGACCAGGAAATCGATGCTGGAGTCGGCCAGGGGGGCCAGCTCGGTGGCGCTGCCCACCTGGCAGTCGAAAGACGGGTCGA from bacterium encodes:
- a CDS encoding class I SAM-dependent methyltransferase; this encodes MPMDIEQYARHVHFYSGEAPELLLEWLARVEWHSFVDVGCGDGALLWALQHRGLLAGKEVHGVDLSHTRIELARQIDPSFDCQVGSATELAPLADSSIDFLVSTQVIEHVPDDNDMVLAIKRVLRPGGTVYLSTVHKKWYGWYFYRCNGRWVLDPTHLREYTRDSQLLDKFQAAGFRVLENRKRLFRFPLVDFFMRRLGASRNASLGKVAAALRSLRVPILGYYNWEMILRQD